The Chiloscyllium punctatum isolate Juve2018m chromosome 2, sChiPun1.3, whole genome shotgun sequence genome has a window encoding:
- the mfhas1 gene encoding malignant fibrous histiocytoma-amplified sequence 1 homolog, whose protein sequence is MEGRRREGAAEDVGAGGRQAESLRMSESGSGGGGGLKTVRVWREAARRCRKLRGNWRQLSASGPRLSLPSDIGHVQVLNLANNSLLELPDGLDSSLSELRALILRRNRLRRLPSRLCGLPLLDELDLAHNCLAALPAELGALGRLRRLCLSHNKLQQLPPEIGGLSALEELDVSFNELRQLPASLGLLARLRALDVDHNRLSHFPPQILQLAELEELDLSGNQIRALPRDIPRLRSVKILWLSSLRLSALPDTFCGLAALESLMLDNNGLRAVPERFGELRRLKMINLSSNRLEEFPGALLQLTGLEELYLSRNELSVIPAGIAAFSNLAALWLDNNKVRFLPDSIVELSNLEELVLQGNQIAILPDSFGNLSKVSLWKIKDNPLIQPPYEVCMKGIPYIAAYQKELALSQPAVKPRLKLVLMGSKGAGKTSLRQCLVGNAPGAPATHAKGIEVTQWVADAEKNLTFIVYDLAGDQNYDLIQPFFLSPGALYVLVVSLRAYAPDRFYELVGYFLHLLGARVPHGVVCVVGAHVDQCNEKEVEEKCLDIHHQIALQEKRDVEFMQAVAEKVDGALGQEFDLRATSPHAPFYGVSDKNLRRKKAQVQYLLNNRLQILSPVITVSCQGDHVGITRLKEKLLSVAEHREIFPNLHRVLPKSWQRLEELHYKPQELWLSWWDSARLGLQAGLTEDRLQSALSYLHESGKLLYFEDSLTLKECVFHNLTKLIDILNVFFQRDASVLLQKLLADANIDELRATQLHHYVEGFLLHGLLPLHIIRLLLKPHIKTQQDLHLILELLEKMGLCYCLNKPKITPINGVPIWFKFPCYVKNEVPHAEAWINGSNLSGQQLAIEQLQVEYSFPFLFPPGLFPRYSVQINSHVVHRSDGKYQIFAYRGKVPVVISYRPTQSSLQADTLSIASHASLPNIWTAWQAIIPLMEELNVLLQEWPGLYFTVHVLCSKCLKRGSSNPHTFPGELLTQSRPEGVTEIICPKNGSERVDVALVYPPTPTVISPCC, encoded by the coding sequence atggaagggaggaggagggagggagcggcTGAAGATGTAGGGGCAGGAGGGAGGCAGGCCGAGTCTCTCAGGATGTCCGAGAGCGGGAGCGGTGGCGGGGGGGGCCTGAAGACGGTGCGGGTCTGGCGCGAGGCGGCTCGCCGCTGCCGCAAACTCCGCGGCAACTGGCGGCAGTTGAGCGCGAGCGGCCCGCGCCTCAGCCTCCCCTCGGACATCGGGCACGTGCAGGTGCTCAACCTCGCCAACAACTCGCTGCTCGAGCTGCCCGACGGCCTCGACTCGTCGCTGTCCGAGCTGCGGGCGCTGATCCTGCGGAGGAACCGCCTGAGGCGCCTGCCCTCCCGGCTCTGCGGCCTGCCGCTGCTCGACGAGCTCGACCTGGCGCACAACTGCCTGGCGGCGCTGCCGGCCGAGCTGGGGGCGCTGGGCCGCCTCCGCCGCCTGTGCCTCAGCCACAACAAGCTGCAGCAGCTGCCGCCCGAGATCGGCGGCCTGTCCGCCCTCGAGGAGCTCGACGTCAGCTTCAACGAGCTGCGCCAGCTGCCGGCCAGCCTGGGCCTACTCGCCCGGCTCCGCGCCCTGGACGTCGACCACAACCGCCTGAGCCACTTCCCGCCTCAGATCCTGCAGCTGGCCGAGCTGGAGGAGCTGGACCTCTCCGGGAACCAGATCCGGGCCCTGCCCCGGGACATCCCGAGGCTGCGCTCCGTCAAGATCCTGTGGCTGAGCAGCCTGCGCCTGTCGGCGTTGCCCGACACCTTCTGCGGCCTGGCCGCCCTCGAGAGCCTCATGCTGGACAACAACGGCCTGCGGGCCGTGCCCGAGCGCTTCGGCGAGCTGCGCCGCCTCAAGATGATCAACCTGTCGTCGAACCGCCTGGAGGAGTTCCCCGGCGCGCTGCTGCAGCTCACCGGCCTCGAGGAGCTCTACCTCAGCCGCAACGAGCTGTCCGTCATCCCGGCCGGCATCGCCGCCTTCAGCAACCTGGCCGCCCTGTGGCTGGACAACAACAAGGTGCGCTTCCTGCCCGACTCCATCGTGGAGCTCTCCAACCTGGAGGAACTGGTGCTGCAGGGCAACCAGATCGCCATCCTGCCCGACTCCTTCGGCAACCTCTCCAAAGTCAGCCTCTGGAAGATCAAGGACAACCCCCTGATCCAGCCGCCCTACGAGGTCTGCATGAAGGGCATCCCCTACATCGCGGCCTACCAGAAGGAGCTGGCGCTCTCGCAGCCCGCCGTCAAACCCAGGCTCAAGCTGGTGCTGATGGGCTCCAAAGGCGCCGGTAAGACCTCTCTCAGGCAGTGCCTGGTTGGGAACGCACCGGGTGCCCCTGCAACTCACGCCAAGGGAATCGAGGTGACCCAGTGGGTGGCGGATGCTGAGAAAAACCTGACCTTCATTGTCTACGACTTGGCTGGGGACCAGAACTATGATCTTATCCAGCCCTTCTTCCTCTCCCCGGGCGCACTGTACGTGCTGGTGGTCAGCCTGAGAGCCTATGCCCCCGATCGGTTTTACGAGCTGGTTGGCTATTTCTTGCACTTGCTCGGTGCCAGGGTCCCTCACGGGGTCGTGTGTGTGGTAGGAGCGCATGTGGACCAATGCAATGAGAAAGAGGTGGAGGAAAAGTGCTTGGACATCCATCATCAGATCGCCCTGCAGGAGAAGAGAGATGTTGAGTTCATGCAGGCTGTGGCCGAGAAGGTGGATGGGGCACTGGGGCAAGAGTTTGACTTGCGAGCTACAAGCCCACATGCGCCCTTTTACGGAGTCTCTGATAAGAATTTGAGGAGGAAGAAGGCCCAGGTGCAGTACCTATTGAACAACCGTCTTCAGATCCTGTCCCCAGTTATCACTGTCAGCTGTCAGGGGGACCATGTTGGAATTACTCGCTTGAAGGAAAAGCTTCTTTCTGTGGCTGAACATAGAGAGATTTTCCCGAATCTGCATAGAGTCTTACCCAAATCCTGGCAGAGGCTGGAGGAACTGCATTATAAACCTCAAGAGCTCTGGCTTTCCTGGTGGGATTCTGCCAGGTTGGGATTACAAGCTGGTCTGACTGAGGACCGACTCCAAAGCGCCCTGTCCTATCTGCACGAAAGTGGCAAGCTGCTGTATTTTGAGGACAGTCTGACTCTCAAAGAGTGCGTCTTTCATAACTTGACCAAGCTGATTGACATCCTGAATGTCTTCTTCCAGCGCGATGCCTCCGTTCTGCTCCAGAAACTCTTGGCAGATGCCAATATTGATGAGCTGAGGGCAACACAACTGCACCATTATGTGGAGGGATTCCTGCTTCATGGACTGCTCCCTCTGCACATTATTCGTCTGCTTCTCAAGCCGCATATTAAAACTCAGCAGGATCTTCATTTGATTCTggaactactggagaaaatgggaCTCTGTTACTGCCTCAACAAACCCAAAATTACCCCTATAAATGGTGTACCCATTTGGTTTAAATTCCCCTGTTATGTGAAAAATGAAGTTCCCCATGCAGAAGCCTGGATCAATGGGTCCAACCTTTCTGGACAACAGTTGGCAATCGAACAGCTCCAAGTGGAGTATAGTTTCCCTTTTTTGTTCCCACCAGGCTTATTTCCCAGATATAGTGTCCAGATCAACTCTCATGTTGTACACCGGTCAGATGGCAAGTACCAGATCTTTGCTTACAGGGGCAAGGTTCCAGTGGTGATCAGTTACAGACCAACCCAAAGTAGCTTGCAAGCAGACACCTTATCTATTGCTAGTCATGCTTCTTTGCCAAATATTTGGACTGCATGGCAAGCCATAATTCCTCTGATGGAAGAACTGAATGTACTCCTCCAGGAATGGCCGGGGTTATACTTCACTGTGCATGTCCTGTGCTCTAAGTGCCTTAAAAGAGGGTCTTCAAATCCTCACACCTTTCCAG